One Maribacter cobaltidurans genomic window carries:
- the guaB gene encoding IMP dehydrogenase, translating into MEAHLNKILGEGLTYDDVLLVPAYSEVLPREVNIQSKFTRNITINVPIISAAMDTVTESRMAIAIAQEGGIGVLHKNMTIEQQALKVRKVKRAESGMILDPVTMPLNSKVKDAKANMKEHSIGGIPIVDDEGKLIGIVTNRDLRFEKNNDRPISEVMTSENLVTAGEGTSLSEAEDILQEHKIEKLPVVDKDNKLIGLITFRDITKLTQKPIANKDQYGRLRVAAALGVTMDAVDRAEALVNAGVDAVVIDTAHGHTKGVVSVLKEVKKKFPDLDVIVGNIATGEAAKYLVDAGADAVKVGIGPGSICTTRVVAGVGFPQFSAVLEVSAAIKGSGVPVIADGGIRYTGDIPKAIAAGADTVMLGSLLAGTKESPGETIIYEGRKFKSYRGMGSVEAMKQGSKDRYFQDVEDDIKKLVPEGIVGRVPYKGDLFESIHQFIGGLRAGMGYCGAKDIATLKETGRFVKITASGINESHPHDVTITKESPNYSR; encoded by the coding sequence ATGGAAGCTCACCTTAACAAAATTCTCGGAGAAGGTCTTACTTATGATGACGTACTCTTGGTACCAGCATATTCCGAAGTTTTACCCAGAGAGGTAAACATTCAATCAAAATTTACAAGAAACATAACTATTAATGTTCCCATAATTTCGGCCGCAATGGATACGGTTACGGAATCACGTATGGCGATTGCCATTGCCCAGGAAGGGGGAATAGGTGTGCTTCATAAAAATATGACCATAGAGCAACAGGCGCTAAAAGTCCGAAAGGTCAAAAGAGCTGAAAGTGGTATGATATTGGACCCGGTCACCATGCCCTTGAATTCCAAGGTTAAGGATGCCAAAGCCAATATGAAAGAACACAGTATTGGCGGTATTCCTATTGTAGATGATGAAGGAAAACTGATAGGAATTGTGACTAACAGGGATTTAAGGTTCGAGAAAAATAATGACCGACCCATTTCAGAAGTAATGACCTCTGAAAATCTGGTTACTGCCGGTGAGGGTACTTCGCTTTCTGAAGCTGAGGATATTCTACAAGAGCACAAAATCGAAAAACTTCCAGTAGTAGATAAGGATAACAAACTAATTGGATTGATAACCTTTAGGGATATCACAAAACTCACCCAAAAGCCCATTGCGAACAAAGACCAATACGGTAGGTTACGTGTTGCCGCGGCTCTTGGGGTTACTATGGATGCTGTGGATAGGGCAGAGGCCTTGGTAAATGCCGGTGTGGATGCCGTGGTAATCGATACGGCTCACGGCCATACCAAAGGTGTGGTTTCCGTATTGAAGGAGGTCAAGAAAAAATTCCCGGATTTGGATGTCATCGTAGGTAATATTGCTACCGGGGAGGCCGCCAAATACTTGGTCGATGCCGGTGCTGATGCTGTCAAGGTAGGAATAGGCCCTGGATCTATTTGTACTACCAGAGTTGTGGCTGGTGTCGGATTTCCACAATTCTCGGCGGTTCTAGAAGTTTCGGCGGCCATTAAAGGTTCTGGAGTACCCGTTATTGCCGATGGAGGTATACGCTACACAGGCGATATTCCCAAAGCGATTGCTGCAGGAGCGGATACTGTGATGTTAGGGTCATTATTGGCGGGAACCAAGGAATCACCTGGTGAGACCATTATTTATGAAGGTAGGAAGTTTAAAAGTTACCGCGGTATGGGCTCTGTAGAGGCCATGAAGCAAGGTAGTAAAGACCGATATTTTCAGGATGTTGAGGATGATATCAAGAAATTGGTGCCCGAAGGTATTGTTGGTCGTGTTCCCTATAAGGGAGATTTATTCGAGAGTATCCATCAGTTTATTGGCGGTCTAAGGGCGGGTATGGGCTACTGTGGAGCGAAGGATATTGCAACGCTAAAGGAAACGGGCCGTTTTGTAAAGATAACAGCCAGTGGTATCAACGAAAGCCACCCTCACGATGTAACCATCACCAAGGAATCTCCTAATTATAGCAGATAG